A region from the Streptomyces lydicus genome encodes:
- a CDS encoding FUSC family protein — MLRAQRAVPAWLAHPFHWQRLPVPWAAVARGALCAGPLLGAGIATGHPAPGVLSALGSMLAGVNDRPGTRRTGMVHIGLPALASAFGMLIGASLQTAGAGWWIVPALFAVGFVSGAGSVAGPVRSNAGMQMLATTVLGAGMPLPGAPWAKALFVLAGCLWLLLLRLVLRSPRPAGGALSGERAAVATVFDALADALGAAGGAGAEPARRRLTAALDRADEALRLRRLTSSLLRRTARTEERLLTERFAAATALCEASVALLWEARPLPSRVAQSPRQFAEALRTGRSPGRLSAPETSTAARGAFDQALLDAAVAFARREPLPAAPTPPAPAPAGRPAWLTVPGTVARAAVAAAGGRTRRGRSLFGPAGRDYGLRVAVCIAASAAVALLLRPEHWYWLPATTTFLVKPDLGPLFSRTVNRFAGTVAGVLLFAGAGLVLTGSWWPALVAGVGGALLPFATRHFALQTVAITLMVLSFVYAGGAQEAAAERVVDTSIACGIVLVVGHLPRLADPRRRVGHRVTSALHSTEEFLRHVLESAPGTDPARRLALRRAAYRSLGEARAAAETAAAELLAARDRNPDWLTVVTAAERIVDAATACAIRLDHGARRPSVAEAERLCQALSAMADALEDPRRRPADGVPGPDLLPVPDCATLTDVAAEVERIRGYAGAS; from the coding sequence ATGCTCCGCGCGCAGCGCGCCGTGCCCGCCTGGCTGGCCCATCCGTTCCACTGGCAGCGGCTGCCCGTGCCCTGGGCGGCCGTCGCCCGCGGTGCGCTGTGCGCGGGGCCGCTGCTGGGAGCCGGTATCGCCACCGGCCACCCGGCGCCCGGCGTACTGAGCGCTCTCGGCTCCATGCTGGCGGGGGTCAACGACCGTCCCGGCACCCGGCGCACCGGCATGGTCCACATCGGTCTGCCCGCCCTCGCCTCGGCGTTCGGCATGCTGATCGGCGCCTCGCTGCAGACGGCCGGTGCGGGCTGGTGGATCGTTCCGGCGCTGTTCGCCGTCGGCTTCGTCTCCGGCGCGGGCAGTGTCGCCGGGCCGGTGCGCTCCAACGCCGGTATGCAGATGCTGGCGACCACCGTCCTGGGAGCCGGGATGCCGCTGCCCGGGGCGCCCTGGGCGAAGGCCCTCTTCGTCCTCGCCGGCTGCCTGTGGCTGCTCCTGCTGCGGCTGGTGCTGCGCTCGCCCCGGCCCGCGGGCGGTGCGCTCAGCGGCGAGCGGGCGGCGGTCGCCACGGTCTTCGACGCGCTCGCCGATGCCCTGGGCGCGGCCGGCGGGGCGGGCGCCGAGCCCGCCAGACGCCGGCTCACCGCCGCCCTGGACCGCGCCGACGAGGCCCTGCGGCTGCGCCGGCTCACCAGCAGCCTGCTGCGGCGCACCGCCCGTACGGAAGAGCGGCTGCTCACCGAGCGGTTCGCCGCGGCGACCGCGCTGTGCGAGGCCAGCGTGGCGCTGCTGTGGGAGGCCCGGCCGCTGCCGTCCCGGGTGGCACAAAGCCCCCGGCAGTTCGCCGAGGCCCTGCGCACCGGGCGGTCCCCGGGCCGGCTGTCCGCCCCGGAGACCAGTACGGCCGCACGCGGCGCCTTCGACCAGGCACTGCTGGACGCGGCGGTCGCGTTCGCCCGCCGGGAGCCGCTGCCCGCGGCACCGACACCGCCCGCACCGGCGCCCGCCGGCCGTCCCGCCTGGCTGACCGTGCCGGGCACCGTGGCCCGCGCGGCGGTGGCTGCGGCCGGCGGGCGGACCCGGCGCGGACGCAGCCTGTTCGGGCCCGCCGGGCGGGACTACGGCCTGCGGGTCGCCGTCTGCATCGCCGCGAGCGCCGCCGTGGCCCTGCTGCTGCGCCCCGAGCACTGGTACTGGCTCCCGGCGACCACCACCTTCCTCGTCAAACCCGACCTCGGCCCGCTCTTCTCCCGTACGGTCAACCGCTTCGCCGGGACCGTCGCGGGCGTGCTGCTCTTCGCCGGGGCGGGCCTGGTGCTGACCGGTTCCTGGTGGCCCGCGCTGGTGGCGGGCGTGGGCGGCGCGCTGCTGCCGTTCGCCACGCGCCACTTCGCGCTCCAGACCGTGGCGATCACCCTCATGGTGCTGTCGTTCGTCTACGCCGGCGGCGCTCAGGAGGCCGCCGCCGAGCGGGTCGTCGACACCTCCATCGCCTGCGGCATCGTGCTCGTCGTCGGGCATCTGCCACGGCTCGCCGACCCGCGCCGCCGGGTCGGCCACCGCGTCACCTCGGCGCTGCACAGCACCGAGGAATTCCTCCGGCACGTCCTGGAGTCGGCGCCGGGCACGGACCCCGCCCGGCGGCTGGCGCTGCGCCGTGCCGCCTACCGGTCGCTGGGGGAGGCCAGGGCGGCGGCGGAGACCGCCGCGGCCGAACTCCTCGCCGCCCGCGACCGCAACCCCGACTGGCTGACCGTCGTCACCGCGGCCGAACGCATCGTGGACGCCGCGACCGCCTGCGCGATACGCCTGGACCACGGCGCCCGCCGCCCGAGCGTGGCCGAGGCCGAGCGGCTGTGCCAGGCCCTGTCGGCGATGGCCGACGCCCTGGAGGACCCGCGCCGCCGTCCGGCCGACGGCGTGCCGGGCCCTGATCTGCTGCCGGTTCCGGACTGTGCCACGCTCACGGATGTGGCGGCAGAGGTGGAGCGCATCCGCGGGTATGCGGGGGCGTCCTGA
- a CDS encoding FAD-dependent oxidoreductase, whose translation MAINTGGMDIAVIGGGVIGLTSAIALAEDGHRVRVVSRDAAGATTSAVAGGLCWPYRIRPYERAVQWSVRSFHVLAALARRPEETGARMVTGTMTDATDGGPDAQAGDRPGERPGERPDDDLAAWYDAVPGLRRASAEELPEGYAAGWRARTPLVDMPAHLRYLERRLTAAGGSVERREVTSPAEAGRRADVVVNCSGLGARELVPDPEVHPVQGQLVIVENPGIEEWYVSADAGSADTTYVLPQPYGVVLGGTARENAWSREPDPAVAEAIVARCARRFPELAGARVREHKVGLRPARPAVRLAVERLPDGTPCVHNYGHGGAGVTVSWGCADEVLRSVRALREGDGPRGR comes from the coding sequence ATGGCGATCAACACGGGCGGTATGGACATAGCGGTGATCGGCGGCGGCGTGATCGGGCTGACCTCGGCGATCGCGCTGGCGGAGGACGGGCACCGGGTGCGGGTGGTCAGCCGGGATGCCGCGGGCGCCACGACCTCGGCGGTGGCCGGCGGGCTGTGCTGGCCTTACCGCATCCGGCCCTACGAGCGGGCGGTGCAGTGGTCCGTGCGGTCCTTCCACGTACTCGCCGCGCTCGCCCGGCGGCCGGAGGAGACGGGCGCCCGGATGGTGACGGGCACCATGACGGACGCCACGGACGGCGGCCCGGACGCGCAGGCCGGCGACCGCCCCGGCGAACGCCCCGGCGAACGCCCCGACGACGATCTGGCCGCCTGGTACGACGCGGTGCCCGGACTGCGGCGGGCGAGCGCCGAAGAGCTCCCCGAGGGGTATGCGGCCGGGTGGCGGGCCCGTACTCCTCTGGTGGACATGCCGGCCCACCTCCGCTACCTGGAGCGGCGGTTGACGGCCGCGGGCGGCAGCGTGGAACGGCGTGAGGTCACCTCGCCGGCCGAGGCGGGCCGGAGAGCCGACGTGGTGGTGAACTGCTCGGGGCTGGGCGCGCGTGAGCTCGTACCCGATCCGGAGGTCCATCCGGTCCAGGGGCAGCTGGTGATCGTGGAGAACCCCGGTATCGAGGAGTGGTACGTGTCCGCCGACGCGGGTTCGGCGGACACGACCTATGTGCTGCCGCAGCCCTACGGCGTGGTGCTGGGCGGGACGGCGCGGGAGAACGCGTGGTCGCGGGAGCCCGATCCGGCGGTGGCGGAAGCGATCGTGGCGCGCTGTGCGCGTCGCTTCCCCGAGCTGGCGGGGGCCCGGGTACGGGAGCACAAGGTCGGGCTGCGGCCGGCCCGCCCCGCGGTGCGGCTGGCGGTGGAGCGGCTGCCCGACGGCACGCCGTGCGTCCACAACTACGGGCACGGAGGTGCGGGGGTGACCGTGTCGTGGGGATGCGCGGACGAGGTGCTGCGGAGCGTACGGGCCCTCCGGGAGGGTGACGGGCCACGGGGGCGGTGA
- a CDS encoding D-alanyl-D-alanine carboxypeptidase family protein — protein MRRASAAVVTAGAVLTAGALAAPAQAATPTPPTIVAKGGFVMNNGTGKSLFTKAADTRRSTGSTTKIMTARVVLAQANLDLDAKVTVQKAYSDYIVDNNWASSAKLIVGDKVTVRQLLYGLMLPSGCDAAYALADKFGSGSTRAARVQSFIGKMNSTAKTLGLKNTHFDSFDGIGKGANYSTPRDLTKLASSAMKYSTFRTVVKTKSTTQKVTTKSGGYRNMSWENTNALLGSYSGTIGVKTGSGPEAKYCLVFAATRGGKTVIGTVLASSSVVNRTADAKKLMDYGFKK, from the coding sequence ATGCGTCGCGCGTCCGCGGCGGTTGTCACCGCGGGAGCCGTCCTGACCGCCGGAGCGCTCGCCGCTCCGGCACAGGCCGCCACGCCCACGCCCCCCACGATCGTCGCCAAGGGCGGCTTCGTGATGAACAACGGCACGGGGAAGTCCCTCTTCACCAAGGCCGCTGACACCCGCCGGTCCACCGGCTCCACCACCAAGATCATGACGGCTCGGGTGGTGCTGGCGCAGGCGAACCTCGACCTGGACGCCAAGGTCACGGTCCAGAAGGCGTACAGCGACTACATCGTCGACAACAACTGGGCCTCCTCGGCCAAGCTGATCGTCGGCGACAAGGTCACCGTCCGCCAGCTGCTGTACGGGCTGATGCTCCCGTCCGGCTGCGACGCGGCCTACGCGCTGGCCGACAAGTTCGGCAGCGGCTCCACCCGGGCCGCGCGCGTGCAGTCGTTCATCGGCAAGATGAACTCCACCGCCAAGACGCTGGGCCTGAAGAACACGCACTTCGACTCGTTCGACGGCATCGGCAAGGGTGCGAACTACTCGACACCGCGTGACCTCACCAAGCTGGCGAGCAGCGCGATGAAGTACTCCACCTTCCGTACGGTCGTGAAGACGAAGTCGACCACGCAGAAGGTCACGACGAAGAGCGGTGGCTACCGCAACATGTCGTGGGAGAACACCAACGCCCTGCTCGGCAGCTACTCGGGCACCATCGGCGTCAAGACCGGCTCGGGTCCGGAGGCCAAGTACTGCCTGGTCTTCGCCGCCACCCGGGGCGGCAAGACGGTCATCGGCACGGTCCTGGCCTCCTCCTCGGTGGTCAACCGCACCGCGGACGCCAAGAAGCTGATGGACTACGGCTTCAAGAAGTAG
- a CDS encoding GNAT family N-acetyltransferase yields the protein MQATTLLPRTADLFDQGLERQTGGALLRFGAARRRPAGRVGWSGQGAAAWLDDARGHLWCVGEPDPAAGLVLRAAQGLPERVREFTGPRGTADQVRRHLPVTDVVEWIFRWTLEEPPVHPAEERVVTLDASHHEELLGFLNEHSPAHSTGPGSSDVTLWVGIRGTDGQLVACGALSSLRDSGAPLMASVATDARQRGQGLGAGLTSWLTRYAVRHHGFCTLWQLADNTPAERLYDRLGYRNEDPCVSARIATG from the coding sequence ATGCAGGCAACGACTCTTCTCCCCCGGACCGCAGACCTGTTCGACCAGGGCCTGGAGCGGCAGACCGGCGGCGCGCTGCTGCGCTTCGGCGCGGCACGGCGCCGTCCGGCCGGCCGCGTCGGCTGGTCGGGCCAGGGCGCCGCCGCCTGGCTCGACGACGCCCGCGGGCATCTGTGGTGTGTCGGCGAACCGGATCCCGCCGCCGGACTGGTGCTGCGTGCCGCGCAGGGCCTGCCCGAGCGGGTGCGGGAGTTCACCGGGCCACGCGGCACCGCCGACCAGGTCAGGCGGCATCTGCCGGTGACCGACGTCGTGGAGTGGATCTTCCGCTGGACGCTGGAGGAACCGCCCGTACACCCGGCGGAGGAGCGGGTGGTCACTCTCGACGCCTCGCACCACGAGGAACTGCTCGGCTTCCTCAACGAGCACAGCCCGGCCCACTCCACCGGCCCCGGCTCCAGCGATGTGACCCTGTGGGTGGGGATCCGCGGCACGGACGGGCAGCTGGTGGCCTGCGGCGCCCTGAGCAGTCTGCGGGACAGCGGGGCTCCGCTGATGGCGTCCGTCGCGACAGACGCCCGCCAGCGCGGTCAGGGGCTCGGCGCGGGCCTGACCTCGTGGCTGACCCGGTACGCCGTACGCCACCACGGCTTCTGCACGCTGTGGCAGCTCGCGGACAACACTCCCGCCGAACGGCTCTACGACCGTCTCGGCTACCGCAACGAGGACCCCTGCGTGTCGGCGCGGATCGCCACCGGCTGA
- a CDS encoding BCCT family transporter, giving the protein MSDTVKGARDGGATPALADLPEDPRRTGPPQTDRVVFGVTALLTLAFIAWGATSTESLKNASTAMLNWVIDNGGWAFVLSASGFVIFAIWLAVSKYGRITLGKEGEDPEFRTVSWIAMMFSAGMGIGLMFYGVSEPLGHFTTPPPGTDPKDAAQAMDTAMATTMFHWTLHPWAIYAVVGLAIAYSCFRRGRRQTISAVFTPLIGTRRANGWGGQVIDILAIFATLFGSAASLGLGALQIGSGIKVLGWMDSVSTSLLVVIITVLTIAFILSAVSGIAKGVQMLSNINMVLAVILAVFVFVVGPTILILNLVPTSLGSFIGELPQLAGRTEASSGADVGSWLRSWTVFYWAWWISWTPFVGMFIARISRGRTIRQFIGGVILVPSVVSLAWFAVFGGSAMKLQAEKKLSGSSTPEGHLFDVLHQYPLATVMSILVMVLVGIFFVSGADAASIVMGTLSQKGTFEPTRLVVVFWGVVTGAVAAIMLLIGGGSGDALTGLQNLTILVAVPFMVVMIAMCWALMRDLRSDPLIVRGQKGEEAVEMAVIAGHEQYDGDFEFRIGPGGNGNGADRGDTEDRGDADGAGARSGESARSTTP; this is encoded by the coding sequence GTGTCGGACACAGTCAAAGGAGCCAGAGACGGGGGTGCCACCCCTGCCCTCGCGGATCTTCCCGAAGACCCGCGGCGGACCGGGCCCCCGCAGACCGACCGTGTGGTCTTCGGGGTGACCGCGCTGCTCACCCTCGCCTTCATCGCCTGGGGAGCGACGTCCACCGAATCCCTCAAGAACGCCTCGACAGCCATGCTGAACTGGGTGATCGACAACGGGGGCTGGGCGTTCGTGCTCTCCGCCTCCGGCTTTGTGATCTTCGCGATCTGGCTCGCCGTGAGCAAGTACGGCCGGATCACCCTCGGCAAGGAGGGCGAGGACCCCGAGTTCCGGACCGTGTCCTGGATCGCGATGATGTTCAGCGCGGGCATGGGCATCGGCCTGATGTTCTACGGCGTCAGTGAGCCACTGGGGCACTTCACCACACCGCCGCCGGGCACCGACCCCAAGGACGCCGCCCAGGCGATGGACACCGCGATGGCGACCACGATGTTCCACTGGACGCTGCACCCGTGGGCCATCTACGCGGTCGTGGGGCTGGCCATCGCCTACAGCTGCTTCCGGCGGGGGAGGCGGCAGACGATAAGCGCGGTGTTCACCCCACTGATCGGGACCCGGCGGGCGAACGGCTGGGGCGGTCAGGTCATCGACATCCTGGCCATCTTCGCCACCCTCTTCGGCTCCGCGGCCTCGCTCGGGCTCGGCGCGCTGCAGATCGGCAGCGGCATCAAGGTGCTCGGCTGGATGGACAGCGTCAGCACCAGCCTGCTGGTCGTGATCATCACCGTGCTGACCATCGCCTTCATCCTGTCCGCGGTCTCCGGCATCGCCAAGGGCGTTCAGATGCTGTCCAACATCAATATGGTGCTGGCGGTGATCCTGGCGGTCTTCGTCTTCGTGGTCGGCCCGACGATCCTCATCCTCAACCTGGTGCCGACCTCCCTCGGCTCGTTCATCGGCGAGCTGCCGCAGCTGGCGGGCCGTACGGAGGCCAGCAGCGGCGCCGATGTGGGCAGCTGGCTGCGCAGCTGGACGGTCTTCTACTGGGCGTGGTGGATCTCCTGGACGCCCTTCGTCGGGATGTTCATCGCCCGGATCAGCCGGGGCCGGACGATCCGCCAGTTCATCGGCGGCGTCATCCTCGTCCCGAGCGTGGTCAGCCTGGCGTGGTTCGCGGTCTTCGGCGGCTCGGCGATGAAGCTCCAGGCCGAGAAGAAGCTCAGCGGGTCCAGCACTCCCGAAGGCCACCTCTTCGACGTGCTGCACCAGTATCCGCTCGCCACGGTCATGAGCATCCTGGTCATGGTCCTGGTCGGGATCTTCTTCGTCTCCGGCGCCGATGCCGCGTCCATCGTCATGGGCACCCTCTCGCAGAAGGGCACCTTCGAGCCGACCCGGCTCGTGGTGGTCTTCTGGGGAGTGGTGACCGGCGCGGTCGCCGCGATCATGCTGCTGATCGGCGGCGGTTCCGGCGACGCCCTGACCGGACTGCAGAATCTGACGATCCTGGTCGCGGTGCCGTTCATGGTGGTGATGATCGCCATGTGCTGGGCGCTGATGCGCGATCTGCGCAGCGATCCGCTGATCGTGCGCGGCCAGAAGGGCGAGGAGGCCGTCGAGATGGCCGTGATCGCGGGCCATGAGCAGTACGACGGTGACTTCGAGTTCCGGATCGGGCCGGGCGGCAACGGGAACGGTGCGGACCGCGGGGACACCGAGGACCGCGGGGACGCCGACGGCGCCGGCGCTCGGAGCGGCGAATCCGCTCGGAGCACGACTCCTTGA
- a CDS encoding M14 family metallopeptidase: MRSRICRLALGTLVIGLTAPLLGATPPTPPAGATGTPTPRTGFETSHGARWTTGAEERTFLTTVDRTSARVRIDRIGTTRQGRPIRLVRIGAPAPERPADVRRGNSVLLVCSQHGDEPAGREACLTAVRHLAFSKAPAVRRLLEHTSVLVLPTANPDGRAADTRGNSDGVDINRDHLALHTAESRAMAAVLRDYRPDTLLDLHEYGPTAPYYQKDLLSLWPRNLNTADGVHREATALSRDFVEPAVRRAGFSTGVYGIWADPETGDPVKQVAGDGQERILRNITGVKGAVGLLVETRVDALTAAEKADPALNNRRRVDSQLAALDGAFTFAVRHRPRIEAATATARLSGYADRGPVYLDGADNEPPGAGGILAVPPCAYRLDAARFAQVKDELALHGVLWQRAGEGALVPLRQSLRTLVPLLLDQRAGYHLTVAKPMSVCPRVVGGNG, encoded by the coding sequence GTGAGGTCCCGCATCTGCCGCCTGGCCCTGGGGACGCTGGTCATCGGACTGACGGCCCCTCTCCTCGGCGCGACCCCGCCGACCCCTCCCGCCGGCGCGACCGGGACCCCCACACCCCGTACGGGATTCGAAACCAGCCACGGCGCCCGCTGGACCACCGGAGCCGAGGAGCGGACGTTCCTCACCACCGTCGACCGCACCTCGGCGCGGGTGCGTATCGACCGGATCGGCACCACGCGGCAGGGCCGCCCGATCCGGCTGGTCAGGATCGGCGCCCCGGCCCCCGAGCGCCCGGCGGACGTCCGCCGCGGCAACTCCGTCCTGCTGGTCTGTTCCCAGCACGGCGACGAACCCGCCGGGCGCGAGGCGTGTCTGACCGCCGTCCGCCACCTCGCCTTCAGCAAGGCCCCGGCCGTCCGGCGGCTCCTGGAGCACACCAGCGTGCTGGTCCTCCCGACCGCCAACCCCGACGGCCGGGCCGCGGACACCCGCGGCAACTCCGACGGCGTGGACATCAACCGCGATCACTTGGCCCTGCACACCGCCGAGTCCCGCGCGATGGCCGCCGTCCTCCGCGACTACCGCCCCGACACCCTCCTCGACCTGCACGAATACGGCCCCACCGCGCCGTATTACCAGAAGGACCTGCTGTCCCTGTGGCCCCGCAACCTCAACACCGCCGACGGGGTGCACCGCGAAGCCACCGCGCTCTCCAGGGACTTCGTCGAACCCGCCGTCCGCCGCGCCGGATTCTCCACCGGCGTCTACGGCATCTGGGCCGACCCGGAGACCGGCGACCCCGTCAAGCAGGTCGCGGGCGACGGCCAGGAACGGATCCTGCGCAACATCACCGGGGTGAAGGGCGCGGTGGGACTGCTCGTCGAGACCCGGGTCGACGCCCTCACCGCCGCCGAGAAGGCCGACCCCGCGCTCAACAACCGGCGCCGGGTGGACTCCCAACTGGCCGCACTGGACGGCGCGTTCACCTTCGCCGTCCGGCACCGTCCGCGCATCGAGGCGGCCACCGCCACCGCCCGCCTCAGCGGTTACGCCGACCGCGGCCCCGTCTACCTCGATGGTGCGGACAACGAACCCCCCGGGGCCGGCGGGATCCTGGCCGTCCCGCCCTGCGCCTACCGTCTCGACGCGGCACGGTTCGCGCAGGTCAAGGACGAGCTGGCGCTGCACGGAGTGCTCTGGCAGCGGGCCGGGGAGGGCGCTCTCGTGCCGCTGCGCCAGTCGCTGCGCACGCTCGTCCCGCTGCTGTTGGACCAGCGGGCCGGTTATCACCTTACGGTCGCGAAGCCCATGAGCGTCTGCCCTCGTGTGGTAGGGGGTAACGGGTAA
- a CDS encoding Xaa-Pro dipeptidyl-peptidase, whose protein sequence is MTNPARILRTPFTVLVVAAVAALLSALTGPAAAQAAPRESRPVYSYDHAIRESVWVDTRLDGDADGRTDRVAVDIVRPAEPAQQGRRIPVIMDASPYYSCCGRGNESQKKTYDDHGRPVQFPLYYDNYFVPRGYATVLVDLAGTNRSDGCTDVGGRSDVGSAKAVIDWLGGRGRAYTTRTGGTPVTAGWSNGSTGMIGKSWDATIANGVAATGVKGLKTIVPIAGISSWYDYYFAQGAPLYDSGPDALADLVNSPDAHKRCAAMQKKLADGAPRSGDWTGLWTERDYVRHADKVRASVLMVHGMQDLNVRTRHAGQWWDALARHGVARKIWLSQTGHVDPFDFRRGEWVTTLHHWFDHYLMGYDNGIDRAPMADIERSPGTWSTDPQWPAPGTRTTTLRPRGGSAPGVGVLGTARAPHGASAVFTDDPKLSEADWAARIDEPTPAKAGFSTAPLRAPLRLSGAGKVTVTATPSTTTAHLSAVLVDLGPDTIRNYAADGEGITTLGTRTCWGSGTPGDTGCFKETAADTRKVGYTVFSRGWADLGNWADPHKGRPLTPGKRYTLTLDLAASDHLVPAGHRLALIVAGTDAGLIDPPASTPQLTLDLSRTFARLPLTGGAPAFARATAGAPRHPAAATPPAGIAPPRSISRMPAGG, encoded by the coding sequence GTGACGAATCCTGCGCGGATCCTCCGCACCCCCTTCACCGTGCTCGTGGTGGCGGCCGTCGCCGCCCTGCTGTCAGCCCTGACCGGGCCGGCCGCCGCGCAGGCGGCGCCCCGCGAGAGCAGACCCGTCTACTCCTACGACCACGCGATACGCGAATCGGTCTGGGTGGACACACGGCTCGACGGCGACGCGGACGGCAGGACCGACCGCGTCGCCGTCGACATCGTGCGGCCCGCCGAACCCGCACAGCAGGGCCGCCGGATCCCGGTGATCATGGACGCCAGCCCGTACTACTCCTGCTGCGGACGAGGCAACGAGAGCCAGAAGAAGACCTACGACGACCACGGCCGGCCGGTCCAGTTCCCGCTCTACTACGACAACTACTTCGTGCCGCGCGGCTATGCGACCGTCCTCGTCGACCTCGCGGGCACCAACCGCTCGGACGGCTGCACCGATGTCGGCGGGCGCTCCGACGTCGGGTCGGCCAAGGCCGTGATCGACTGGCTCGGCGGGAGAGGCCGCGCCTACACCACCCGTACGGGAGGCACCCCCGTCACCGCCGGCTGGTCCAACGGCAGCACCGGCATGATCGGCAAGAGCTGGGACGCCACCATCGCCAACGGCGTCGCGGCCACCGGCGTCAAGGGGCTGAAGACCATCGTCCCGATCGCCGGTATCTCCTCCTGGTACGACTACTACTTCGCCCAGGGCGCCCCGCTCTACGACTCGGGCCCCGATGCCCTCGCGGATCTGGTCAACAGCCCCGACGCGCACAAGCGCTGTGCCGCGATGCAGAAGAAACTCGCCGACGGAGCGCCGCGCAGCGGTGACTGGACCGGTCTGTGGACCGAACGCGACTACGTGCGGCACGCGGACAAGGTCCGGGCCAGCGTCTTGATGGTGCACGGCATGCAGGACCTCAACGTCCGCACCCGGCACGCCGGGCAGTGGTGGGACGCACTCGCCCGGCACGGCGTCGCCCGCAAGATCTGGCTCTCCCAGACGGGGCACGTCGATCCCTTCGACTTCCGCCGCGGGGAGTGGGTCACGACCCTGCACCACTGGTTCGACCACTACCTGATGGGCTACGACAACGGCATCGACCGCGCCCCGATGGCCGATATCGAGCGTTCCCCCGGCACCTGGTCCACCGACCCGCAGTGGCCCGCCCCCGGCACCCGGACCACCACCCTCCGGCCGCGCGGCGGCAGTGCACCCGGCGTCGGCGTGCTGGGCACCGCCAGGGCGCCGCACGGCGCGAGTGCGGTCTTCACCGACGACCCGAAGCTGAGCGAGGCCGACTGGGCGGCCCGGATCGACGAACCGACGCCCGCCAAGGCCGGATTCAGCACCGCACCGCTGCGCGCCCCACTGCGGCTGTCCGGCGCCGGCAAGGTGACGGTGACCGCCACCCCGAGCACCACGACCGCCCATCTCTCCGCCGTCCTGGTGGACCTCGGCCCCGACACCATCCGCAACTACGCGGCCGACGGCGAGGGCATCACCACCCTCGGCACGCGCACCTGCTGGGGCTCCGGAACCCCGGGCGACACCGGCTGCTTCAAGGAGACCGCCGCCGACACCCGGAAGGTCGGATACACCGTCTTCAGCCGCGGCTGGGCCGACCTCGGCAACTGGGCCGACCCCCACAAGGGCCGCCCGCTCACCCCGGGCAAGCGCTACACCCTCACCCTGGACCTGGCCGCGAGCGATCACCTCGTGCCCGCCGGACACCGGCTTGCGCTCATCGTGGCCGGAACCGACGCCGGTCTGATCGACCCGCCCGCCTCCACCCCGCAGCTCACCCTCGACCTCTCCCGTACTTTTGCCCGACTGCCGCTGACCGGTGGCGCCCCGGCCTTCGCACGGGCCACCGCGGGCGCACCCCGTCACCCGGCCGCCGCCACACCGCCGGCCGGGATCGCCCCGCCGCGCTCGATCAGCCGGATGCCGGCCGGCGGATGA